The Nitrospinota bacterium genome includes a window with the following:
- a CDS encoding DUF167 domain-containing protein, producing MDGPVTAAVNGARITCRAVPGASKSAIAEITPDAVRVRVAAPPVEGKANRELERFLAKTLGLPKSAVAVIKGETGKLKKILAAGITPDEAMKKIRDAL from the coding sequence ATGGATGGGCCAGTGACGGCGGCGGTCAACGGCGCCCGGATAACCTGCCGCGCCGTCCCCGGCGCGTCGAAAAGCGCCATTGCGGAAATCACGCCGGATGCGGTGCGGGTGCGCGTGGCGGCGCCGCCGGTGGAGGGGAAAGCGAACCGGGAACTGGAACGGTTTTTGGCCAAAACGCTGGGGCTGCCCAAGAGCGCCGTGGCGGTTATAAAAGGTGAAACGGGAAAATTGAAAAAAATTCTCGCGGCCGGCATCACGCCGGATGAGGCAATGAAGAAAATAAGGGACGCACTATGA
- a CDS encoding YggT family protein, translating into MFVFTNFLDAVAGILDMALTFFMWLIIIRALISWVSPDPYNPIVRFLMSATDPVLRPVQRMLPPMSGLDLSPLVVIFIIYFLQAFVVRTLHDIALRMN; encoded by the coding sequence ATGTTCGTCTTCACCAATTTTCTCGATGCCGTCGCCGGCATTCTGGACATGGCGCTGACGTTTTTCATGTGGCTGATCATCATCCGCGCGCTCATCTCGTGGGTGTCGCCCGATCCGTACAATCCGATCGTGCGGTTTTTAATGTCGGCCACCGATCCGGTGCTGCGGCCGGTTCAACGGATGCTGCCGCCGATGTCGGGGCTTGACCTCTCGCCGCTGGTGGTGATATTCATCATTTACTTCCTTCAGGCGTTTGTCGTCCGCACGCTCCACGACATCGCCCTCCGCATGAACTGA
- a CDS encoding pyrroline-5-carboxylate reductase: MWSPWKKAPPIFGLERGFLVNGKLKNRKVGFIGGGAMGEAVIAGLLKAGICPAEAVMASDASSARLDHLKARYGIAVTKDNMAVVSRSDALVLAVKPQVMPDVLREVGHSIHDDVVVISIAAGVRIATLMQFIKARLVRAMPNICATAGEGVTALVSTPRVEDGDRAVAEELFGAVGSVLWVEESKMDAVTALSGSGPAYVFLMMEALMQAGVENGLTQEQARALVYQTVKGAAALAMEGEHPAVLREKVTSPGGTTAAALHELEAHGVRAAFMAAVSAAVRRSKELG; this comes from the coding sequence ATGTGGTCGCCGTGGAAGAAGGCGCCACCCATATTCGGATTGGAACGGGGATTTTTGGTGAACGGAAAACTTAAGAACAGGAAGGTCGGGTTCATCGGCGGCGGCGCGATGGGGGAAGCCGTCATCGCCGGGCTGTTGAAAGCGGGGATCTGTCCCGCCGAAGCCGTCATGGCGTCGGACGCCTCCTCCGCGCGGCTGGATCACCTGAAGGCGCGCTACGGCATCGCCGTCACAAAGGACAACATGGCGGTGGTGTCGCGCTCGGACGCGCTGGTGCTGGCGGTGAAACCGCAAGTGATGCCGGATGTGCTGCGCGAGGTAGGACATTCCATCCACGACGATGTGGTGGTGATCAGCATCGCCGCCGGCGTGCGCATCGCCACGCTGATGCAGTTCATCAAGGCGCGGCTGGTGCGGGCCATGCCGAACATCTGCGCCACGGCGGGCGAGGGGGTTACCGCGCTGGTCTCCACGCCCCGCGTGGAAGATGGCGACCGCGCCGTGGCGGAAGAGTTGTTCGGCGCCGTGGGAAGCGTGCTCTGGGTCGAGGAATCGAAAATGGACGCCGTCACCGCCCTTTCGGGCAGCGGGCCGGCTTACGTCTTTTTGATGATGGAGGCATTAATGCAGGCGGGGGTTGAAAACGGGCTTACGCAGGAACAGGCGCGCGCGCTGGTGTACCAAACGGTGAAAGGGGCCGCGGCGCTGGCGATGGAGGGGGAACACCCCGCCGTGCTGCGCGAGAAGGTCACCTCCCCCGGCGGCACCACCGCCGCGGCGCTGCACGAGCTTGAGGCGCACGGAGTGCGCGCCGCATTCATGGCGGCCGTATCCGCCGCCGTACGGCGTTCGAAGGAGCTGGGCTGA
- a CDS encoding YggS family pyridoxal phosphate-dependent enzyme gives MHDENLKERIAANLAEIRRNVAAACARAGRRPDGVTLVAATKTVGTEAIRAALACGVTVLGENRVQEAREKFAAIGNAAEWHLIGPLQKNKVKYIFDIFSMVHSVDSVELAEEISRRAAVRGVVMPVLLEVNIGEEANKHGVAPRTAVAAAAKIAALPNVRLRGLMAVPPFSDNPEASRPHFARLRSFRDEIAALGMENTAVDVLSCGMTGDYVVAVEEGATHIRIGTGIFGERKT, from the coding sequence ATGCATGATGAAAATCTCAAGGAACGGATCGCGGCAAACCTGGCGGAAATCAGGCGCAACGTCGCCGCCGCCTGCGCCCGCGCGGGACGGCGGCCCGATGGGGTAACGCTGGTGGCGGCCACCAAGACGGTGGGGACGGAAGCGATCCGCGCGGCGCTGGCCTGCGGCGTCACGGTGCTGGGGGAAAACCGGGTGCAGGAGGCGCGTGAAAAATTCGCGGCAATAGGAAATGCCGCCGAATGGCATCTCATCGGCCCGCTGCAGAAGAACAAGGTAAAATACATTTTCGACATCTTCAGCATGGTTCACTCGGTGGACAGCGTGGAACTTGCGGAGGAAATCAGCCGCCGCGCCGCCGTGCGCGGAGTGGTGATGCCGGTGCTGCTGGAAGTGAACATCGGGGAAGAGGCGAACAAGCATGGCGTGGCGCCGCGGACGGCCGTGGCGGCGGCGGCGAAGATAGCGGCGCTGCCGAACGTCCGGCTGCGCGGACTGATGGCGGTGCCGCCGTTCTCGGACAACCCGGAGGCCTCCCGTCCGCATTTCGCGCGCCTGCGGAGCTTCCGCGACGAAATCGCCGCCTTGGGGATGGAAAATACCGCCGTGGATGTACTATCATGCGGCATGACGGGCGACTATGTGGTCGCCGTGGAAGAAGGCGCCACCCATATTCGGATTGGAACGGGGATTTTTGGTGAACGGAAAACTTAA
- the ald gene encoding alanine dehydrogenase, translated as MIIGVPREIKADEYRVGLAPAGARSLALAGHAVLIEKGAGEGSGFSDDVYAAEGAEIIGAAPELWRRAEMVVKVKEPINPEFDHMREGQILYTFLHLAADKTLTERLLEKKIIGIAYETVRGPGHSLPLLVPMSEIAGRMAVQEGAKYLEKGNGGRGVLLGGVPGVAPARVVIIGGGVVGANAAKIAIGMGARVKLLDKSLERLRYLDDIFGGRLETIYANPLTIRAAARKADLLIGAALIPGAKAPRLVTRQMVAEMKPGAVIVDVSVDQGGCVETSRPTTHHDPTYVVDGVLHYCVANMPGAVPRTSTLALTSATFPYAFEIAQKGITMALRENVLLRPGVNVHKGLLTCEEVAQSLDLKYTSLEI; from the coding sequence GTGATTATCGGAGTTCCGCGCGAGATCAAGGCGGATGAATACCGCGTGGGGCTTGCCCCCGCCGGGGCGCGGAGCCTCGCGTTGGCCGGCCATGCCGTCCTCATCGAAAAAGGGGCGGGGGAGGGGAGCGGCTTTTCCGACGATGTCTACGCCGCCGAAGGGGCTGAAATCATCGGCGCCGCCCCGGAGCTTTGGCGCCGCGCCGAAATGGTGGTGAAGGTGAAGGAGCCGATCAATCCCGAATTCGACCACATGCGGGAAGGGCAAATTCTCTACACGTTCCTCCACCTTGCCGCCGACAAGACGCTCACCGAGCGGCTTCTGGAGAAAAAGATCATCGGCATCGCCTATGAAACCGTGCGGGGACCGGGACACTCACTGCCGCTGCTGGTGCCAATGTCCGAAATAGCCGGACGGATGGCGGTGCAGGAAGGGGCGAAATACCTCGAAAAGGGCAACGGAGGCCGCGGCGTGCTGCTGGGCGGGGTGCCGGGGGTGGCTCCCGCGCGCGTCGTCATCATCGGCGGCGGGGTCGTGGGGGCCAATGCCGCCAAAATCGCCATCGGCATGGGGGCGCGCGTAAAGCTGCTGGACAAATCGCTGGAACGGCTGCGCTATCTTGATGACATTTTCGGGGGGAGGCTGGAAACCATCTATGCCAACCCGCTCACCATCCGCGCCGCCGCGCGCAAAGCCGACCTCCTGATCGGCGCGGCGCTGATTCCCGGCGCGAAAGCGCCGCGGCTTGTTACCCGCCAGATGGTCGCCGAAATGAAGCCGGGCGCGGTGATCGTCGACGTTTCGGTGGATCAGGGAGGATGCGTCGAAACCAGCCGTCCCACCACGCACCACGATCCCACATATGTGGTGGACGGCGTACTGCACTATTGCGTGGCGAATATGCCCGGGGCGGTTCCCCGCACCAGCACGCTTGCCCTCACCAGCGCCACGTTTCCTTATGCTTTTGAAATAGCGCAAAAAGGGATTACAATGGCCCTTCGGGAAAATGTCCTGCTGCGCCCCGGCGTAAATGTGCATAAAGGCCTGTTAACGTGCGAAGAAGTGGCACAATCGCTTGATTTGAAATATACTTCGTTGGAAATATGA
- a CDS encoding protein kinase, which translates to MIPKTLGRFEIVSELGRGAMGVVYKGRDPKLERTVALKVIHFGLNKEDEQQLQVKERFLVEARATAQLQHSNILTIYDVGDEGDLTYIAMEFLEGGSLEDMIKQNKFTDYDQIIDIVRQIADGLDHAHQKGIVHRDIKPANIMMAGGKVPKIADFGLARLSNSTLTTTGTVLGTPSYMAPEQIRGRKVDGRADLFALGVIFYEMLTGEKPFGGDSITSVIYRVVNEEPIPPRKLNIDLPDAIDQFMQKALVKEPNQRFQTGAEFAEALRLLQKGLYKADMAAPASSNVTQRLTADETARFAAPQKKNMGLIIGGAVGALAVIVLAAMFFTGGKKEETVKADTGGTTTEAAGGSEKPKETVKPKEAKPEEAKPKEAKPKEAPAKGIKPPKEAKPKEVPPKEAKPQEAKPKEVKPEETKKEAKAKEAKPEEVKPKETKKEAKAREDKAKEDKAKEAAQAAAQEPPKEEPKKEEGKGSLLSAGTCTLIVNAKEGDRVTVDGRSYNVFPVELKGINIGTHNVFVVRKGFKPFLKSIPIKVGETVTITPEF; encoded by the coding sequence ATGATACCGAAAACACTGGGACGATTCGAGATAGTAAGCGAGCTGGGCCGCGGCGCCATGGGGGTGGTTTACAAGGGCCGCGACCCCAAGCTGGAGCGGACGGTCGCGCTCAAGGTCATCCATTTCGGATTGAACAAGGAAGACGAGCAACAGCTCCAGGTGAAAGAGCGTTTCCTCGTCGAGGCGCGCGCCACCGCCCAGTTGCAACACTCGAACATCCTCACCATCTACGACGTTGGCGATGAAGGGGACTTGACCTATATCGCCATGGAGTTCCTCGAAGGGGGATCCCTCGAAGACATGATCAAGCAGAACAAGTTCACCGACTACGACCAGATCATCGACATCGTCCGGCAGATCGCCGACGGCCTGGATCACGCCCACCAGAAGGGGATTGTCCACCGCGACATCAAGCCGGCGAACATCATGATGGCCGGCGGCAAGGTGCCGAAGATCGCCGATTTCGGCCTGGCGCGCCTTTCAAACTCCACGTTGACCACCACCGGCACGGTGCTGGGCACTCCCAGCTACATGGCCCCGGAGCAGATACGCGGACGCAAGGTGGACGGCCGCGCCGACCTTTTCGCGCTCGGCGTCATTTTTTATGAAATGCTCACCGGCGAAAAACCGTTCGGCGGCGACAGCATCACCAGCGTGATTTACCGCGTGGTGAACGAAGAGCCGATCCCGCCGCGCAAGTTGAACATCGACCTGCCGGACGCCATCGACCAATTCATGCAAAAAGCGCTGGTCAAGGAGCCGAACCAACGGTTTCAGACCGGGGCGGAATTCGCCGAAGCGCTCCGCTTGCTGCAAAAGGGGCTGTACAAGGCTGATATGGCGGCTCCCGCTTCCAGCAATGTCACCCAGCGCCTGACCGCCGATGAAACCGCCCGTTTCGCCGCCCCCCAAAAAAAGAACATGGGGCTTATCATCGGCGGCGCCGTTGGCGCACTGGCGGTGATCGTCTTGGCGGCGATGTTTTTCACCGGCGGCAAAAAAGAGGAGACGGTGAAGGCCGACACCGGGGGGACAACCACGGAAGCCGCCGGCGGGAGCGAAAAACCGAAGGAAACCGTCAAGCCGAAAGAGGCCAAACCGGAAGAGGCAAAGCCCAAAGAAGCCAAGCCGAAAGAAGCTCCGGCGAAAGGGATAAAGCCGCCCAAAGAAGCAAAACCGAAAGAGGTTCCACCGAAGGAAGCCAAGCCCCAGGAAGCCAAGCCCAAAGAGGTGAAGCCGGAAGAGACAAAGAAAGAGGCGAAGGCAAAAGAGGCTAAACCGGAAGAGGTGAAGCCCAAAGAGACAAAGAAAGAGGCGAAGGCAAGGGAGGACAAGGCAAAAGAAGATAAAGCCAAAGAAGCCGCCCAAGCCGCGGCCCAAGAGCCACCCAAAGAAGAACCTAAGAAGGAGGAGGGGAAAGGCAGCTTGTTAAGCGCCGGCACCTGCACTCTCATCGTCAACGCCAAAGAGGGGGACCGGGTGACGGTGGACGGGCGCAGTTACAACGTCTTCCCGGTGGAATTAAAAGGCATCAACATCGGCACCCACAATGTGTTTGTGGTGCGCAAAGGATTTAAGCCGTTCCTGAAATCCATTCCGATCAAAGTCGGCGAAACAGTCACCATTACGCCGGAGTTCTAA
- a CDS encoding mechanosensitive ion channel family protein: MELWRQLDQYRIAGISCALVVRSLGIILATLVVRNFAARKIMDFFARLAERTAVEWDDLVIEASKPQVSQLILVFGVWSALRILPLSTEPFHLHNGIDLLAKLLIIGIFTVLALKYVRILEGELKKNAADPDYWMDLHLIPLMSIGLKALLGITVFVIAAQTLGYSVSALVASLGIGGVAVALAAKDTLANFFGSVMVMVDKPFRIGETIKAGDFTGVVEEIGFRSTRIRTLDKTLMVVPNEKIASMNIENFTRIADTHVNMRRVNFVLGLEYKASAAQMDKAVEELRGILAAHPMVADENRQVFFSAFGESSLNILVNYFVKTGDFAQFMAVKQEINLAMMRKLADLGLAVAFPSRTVYLEQGTAPKQ; this comes from the coding sequence ATGGAATTATGGCGGCAGCTTGACCAGTACCGGATAGCGGGCATATCGTGCGCGCTCGTCGTTCGCTCGCTCGGCATCATTCTGGCCACGCTCGTTGTGCGCAACTTCGCGGCGCGCAAAATCATGGATTTCTTCGCCCGGTTGGCCGAGAGAACGGCGGTGGAGTGGGACGACCTTGTCATAGAGGCCTCCAAGCCGCAGGTATCGCAGCTTATCCTCGTCTTCGGTGTTTGGTCGGCCCTGCGGATACTGCCGCTTTCCACCGAACCGTTCCACCTGCACAACGGCATCGACCTGCTGGCGAAGCTGCTCATCATCGGCATTTTCACCGTGCTGGCGCTCAAATACGTCCGCATCCTTGAAGGGGAACTGAAGAAAAACGCCGCCGATCCCGACTACTGGATGGATTTGCATCTCATTCCGCTGATGAGCATCGGCCTCAAGGCGTTGCTTGGCATTACGGTTTTCGTCATCGCCGCGCAAACGCTCGGCTATTCCGTGAGCGCGCTGGTGGCGTCCCTTGGCATCGGCGGCGTGGCGGTGGCGCTGGCGGCCAAGGACACGCTGGCCAATTTCTTCGGCAGCGTGATGGTGATGGTCGACAAACCGTTCCGCATCGGCGAGACCATCAAGGCGGGGGATTTCACCGGCGTGGTGGAGGAGATCGGTTTCCGCTCCACCCGCATACGCACCCTTGATAAAACCCTGATGGTGGTGCCGAACGAAAAAATAGCCTCCATGAACATCGAAAACTTCACCCGCATCGCCGATACGCACGTGAATATGCGGCGCGTGAACTTTGTGCTTGGGCTGGAATACAAGGCCAGCGCCGCGCAAATGGACAAGGCGGTGGAGGAGTTGCGCGGCATACTGGCGGCGCACCCGATGGTGGCGGATGAAAACCGGCAAGTCTTTTTTTCGGCGTTCGGGGAGTCATCCCTCAACATTTTGGTCAACTATTTCGTCAAGACCGGCGATTTCGCCCAGTTCATGGCGGTCAAGCAGGAAATCAACCTGGCGATGATGCGCAAGCTGGCCGATCTGGGGCTGGCGGTCGCTTTCCCCAGCCGCACGGTGTATCTGGAGCAGGGAACCGCGCCGAAACAATAG